One Rubritalea squalenifaciens DSM 18772 genomic region harbors:
- a CDS encoding TonB-dependent receptor yields the protein MENQEVLSSYNKALRINLDAAKYGTFAEIGAGQEVANWFFRASGTAGTVAKTISAYDMTMSDAIYGKCQRYVSRERLCAMLDHEYELLIERLREQRGESTTFFAFCNTVRARGYNDTGECHGWLGVRMQLRPGGEPCDILCHIRLLEKENMEQMEALGIIGLNLIYAAFYHRDNLERFVESLVDNLTDGRVEVDMLKFLGEDFRFVDNRLCSLQLVQSGLTDAAMFLPDGEVVQPAEALYKRPVALLRGSFDPVMKLHMDMMAQTKSNFEDVLDDPQKERMMTLCEISMNNLLRGGEVDHVKFLDRADAMQALGQTVLISRCPEFHRIASYLSRYTAEPIAIILSIGLLNELFKEKWSENLAGGILESFGRLFKTELALYVYPWKNRSNGELVTAENFKVVDHLKHLYQHFLDNRMILGIECGDQSLLRYTGRDIQQMIAEGTEEWKDLVPEEAHKAAMHLH from the coding sequence ATGGAAAACCAAGAGGTACTGAGTTCCTACAATAAAGCACTCAGAATTAATTTGGATGCAGCAAAGTATGGAACTTTTGCTGAAATCGGAGCAGGTCAGGAAGTAGCAAACTGGTTCTTCAGAGCTTCTGGTACGGCTGGTACGGTAGCGAAGACCATTTCGGCCTATGACATGACGATGAGTGATGCCATTTACGGCAAATGCCAGCGTTACGTGTCACGCGAGCGACTCTGTGCCATGCTAGATCATGAGTATGAGTTGCTCATTGAACGCCTGCGGGAGCAACGAGGTGAGAGCACAACCTTTTTTGCTTTCTGTAATACGGTTAGAGCCAGGGGCTACAACGATACTGGTGAGTGCCACGGCTGGCTCGGGGTGCGCATGCAATTGCGTCCCGGTGGCGAGCCATGTGACATCCTTTGCCATATTCGCCTTCTGGAAAAAGAAAATATGGAGCAGATGGAGGCTCTTGGAATTATCGGGCTCAATCTAATCTATGCTGCATTCTATCACCGGGATAACTTGGAGCGCTTTGTGGAATCCTTGGTGGATAATTTGACTGATGGGCGCGTAGAGGTAGATATGCTCAAGTTCTTGGGCGAGGATTTCCGGTTTGTAGATAATAGGCTTTGTTCACTGCAGTTGGTTCAGAGTGGTCTAACGGATGCGGCGATGTTCTTGCCTGATGGCGAGGTCGTGCAGCCAGCTGAAGCTTTGTACAAAAGGCCAGTGGCTTTGCTACGAGGAAGTTTCGATCCAGTGATGAAGTTGCACATGGATATGATGGCGCAGACCAAATCAAATTTTGAAGATGTCCTAGATGACCCTCAGAAGGAGCGCATGATGACACTCTGTGAGATTTCGATGAACAATCTACTGCGTGGAGGTGAGGTAGACCATGTGAAGTTTCTGGACAGAGCGGATGCCATGCAGGCTCTGGGGCAGACCGTATTGATCTCCCGCTGTCCGGAATTCCACCGTATCGCTTCCTATCTGAGCCGATATACCGCAGAACCCATCGCGATTATTTTGAGTATTGGATTGCTTAATGAACTTTTCAAAGAGAAGTGGTCTGAGAATCTAGCAGGTGGTATCTTGGAGTCCTTTGGTCGCTTGTTTAAGACAGAGCTGGCCTTGTACGTGTATCCTTGGAAGAACCGTTCGAATGGAGAATTGGTCACGGCCGAGAACTTCAAGGTGGTAGATCATCTCAAGCATCTCTATCAGCATTTCCTGGATAACAGGATGATTCTTGGAATCGAATGTGGAGATCAAAGCTTGCTAAGATACACAGGCCGTGACATTCAGCAGATGATTGCCGAAGGTACCGAGGAGTGGAAAGACTTGGTGCCAGAGGAGGCTCACAAGGCAGCCATGCATCTGCACTAA
- a CDS encoding GNAT family N-acetyltransferase: protein MNTSATDLRGLLHYVPQFRGKLFVIDLDWSLLSETAKAEVVMDISALQSIGVKLMLVLDELEREDFLDWSVDLEFRAAHQAGDLENLEVLKQVTNRGQALLIDRCGGLLSDTLIQQAVAMEAAKVIVLSDCEPVSKQGEVVKFLRVVEISGIGDELREKDKGLLQQAAKACSEGVKRVHMLNANIPGVLLDELFSNEGVGTMVYNDKYRQIRPLKEEDISELLGMIGRSVRNTNLVPRHYEDIAECLDAYAVMQVDDNVVGCVALYEYDGIAEIACLYVKQSHGSTGYGADLVHYMENKARQLGMPAVFALTNRAAAFFQDRLGYAEMNVAELPEDRRKVLECSGRNSKAFKKLL, encoded by the coding sequence ATGAACACATCCGCTACAGACTTAAGAGGCTTACTGCACTATGTCCCTCAGTTTCGGGGCAAGCTCTTCGTGATAGATCTGGACTGGTCATTGCTGAGTGAAACCGCGAAGGCTGAGGTCGTCATGGATATTTCTGCACTCCAATCAATTGGAGTGAAGCTGATGCTTGTATTGGATGAGCTGGAGCGGGAGGATTTTCTCGATTGGTCTGTGGATCTTGAGTTTCGTGCAGCTCACCAAGCTGGAGATCTTGAAAATCTGGAGGTGCTCAAGCAGGTGACAAATCGTGGTCAGGCTTTACTGATTGACCGTTGTGGAGGCTTGTTGTCAGACACTCTGATTCAACAGGCTGTCGCTATGGAGGCGGCCAAAGTCATTGTTCTTTCTGACTGTGAGCCTGTAAGCAAGCAAGGTGAAGTCGTGAAATTCCTCCGTGTAGTCGAAATTTCAGGCATTGGTGATGAGCTCAGGGAAAAAGATAAAGGTCTCTTACAGCAGGCTGCCAAGGCATGCAGTGAGGGTGTGAAGCGTGTACACATGCTTAATGCAAACATTCCCGGAGTGCTGCTGGATGAGCTCTTTTCCAACGAGGGGGTGGGCACCATGGTTTACAATGACAAGTATCGTCAAATTCGGCCACTAAAAGAAGAGGATATTTCCGAGTTGCTGGGCATGATTGGGCGTTCGGTACGAAACACCAATCTCGTCCCACGGCACTATGAAGACATAGCTGAGTGTCTGGATGCTTATGCCGTGATGCAAGTCGACGATAACGTGGTCGGCTGTGTGGCTCTGTACGAATATGACGGCATCGCTGAGATTGCTTGCCTCTATGTAAAACAATCACACGGCAGCACTGGATACGGGGCTGACCTCGTGCATTATATGGAGAATAAAGCGCGCCAGCTTGGGATGCCCGCAGTCTTTGCGCTGACCAACCGGGCTGCGGCTTTCTTCCAGGATAGGCTTGGTTATGCTGAAATGAATGTAGCGGAACTGCCTGAGGATAGAAGGAAGGTGCTGGAGTGCAGTGGCAGGAATTCCAAGGCCTTCAAGAAGTTGCTTTAG
- a CDS encoding endonuclease/exonuclease/phosphatase family protein, which translates to MLLTGCDKRPATETWKPRSTSGQVEHEQASAPIDAPRPLDHPVTGKLPARFVSYNLRNYLTMVRHDDDKKSMRSKPEKEITALISVLTKAQPDVLGVCEIGTQADLDNLQDRLEANGLELPHSHLCSGSDPYRRQAILSRYPITVSPKPNINFQMDGRNFQMFRGILDVSIQLPGGPVRFLGVHLKSKRKVPEYDEELMRRHEAYLLAQHLAKLGDHPALLLYGDFNDTKRSTSIRSITKHLKPLNLKDKDLSTWTHYWEYQDVYSRFDYIFVSKRLEKRINHAKSHIISSPEVRKASDHRPLYVEIN; encoded by the coding sequence TTGCTTCTCACTGGGTGCGACAAACGCCCTGCCACCGAGACCTGGAAGCCACGCAGTACCTCAGGACAGGTAGAGCATGAGCAAGCGAGCGCGCCTATCGATGCACCGCGCCCCTTGGATCATCCGGTCACTGGCAAGCTGCCAGCACGCTTTGTTTCCTATAATCTCAGGAATTACCTGACAATGGTGCGCCACGATGACGACAAGAAATCGATGCGCTCCAAGCCGGAAAAAGAAATCACAGCTCTGATCAGTGTACTGACCAAGGCCCAGCCTGACGTCCTAGGAGTGTGTGAGATCGGTACACAGGCAGATCTGGACAACCTTCAAGACAGGCTAGAAGCGAATGGCCTCGAGCTCCCACACAGCCATTTATGCAGTGGCTCTGACCCTTACCGTCGTCAGGCCATTCTCTCCCGCTACCCGATCACTGTGAGCCCTAAGCCAAATATCAATTTCCAGATGGATGGCAGGAATTTTCAAATGTTCAGGGGAATTTTGGATGTCTCCATACAACTTCCAGGTGGCCCTGTGCGTTTTCTCGGAGTTCATTTGAAATCCAAGCGCAAGGTTCCTGAATACGACGAGGAGCTCATGCGCCGGCATGAAGCTTACCTCTTGGCTCAACATCTTGCCAAACTTGGAGACCATCCGGCATTGCTGCTTTATGGTGACTTCAATGACACCAAGCGCTCCACCAGTATTCGAAGCATCACTAAGCATTTAAAACCTCTTAACCTTAAAGATAAGGATCTGAGCACTTGGACGCACTACTGGGAGTATCAGGACGTCTATTCCCGCTTTGACTACATCTTCGTTTCCAAGAGACTGGAAAAACGAATCAATCACGCCAAGAGTCACATCATTAGCTCTCCCGAGGTCAGAAAAGCCAGTGACCACAGGCCTCTCTACGTGGAAATCAACTAA
- a CDS encoding Sec-independent protein translocase subunit TatA/TatB: MNTYLLFLGSFGGQEMMIVFLIVLLLFGAKKLPQLARGIGKSMGEFKRARDEFEQEITRSEDEVSAKKPAKTEEASKDA; encoded by the coding sequence ATGAATACTTATCTACTCTTCCTTGGAAGTTTCGGCGGTCAGGAAATGATGATCGTTTTCCTCATCGTCTTGCTTCTCTTTGGAGCAAAAAAACTTCCTCAGCTCGCACGAGGCATTGGTAAGAGCATGGGTGAATTTAAACGCGCGAGAGACGAATTCGAACAAGAAATCACCCGTAGTGAGGACGAAGTCTCCGCTAAAAAGCCCGCTAAAACAGAAGAAGCATCAAAAGACGCTTAA
- the proC gene encoding pyrroline-5-carboxylate reductase, with product MKLGLIGCGKMGRALLEGALKAGIVKAEDVYVSSRTAETRQALSDELGVNAVESNVEVVQNSNAVYLCTKPHIIPLVLVELNEEPECLNDVLLISAAAGLTLETLESPLPHGTRMVRCMPNTPSLIGKGAAAYTLGTHANDADAETTCKLLGAAGSVIEVPEKLMDAVTGVSGSGPAYVYTFIEALADGGVFEGLPRQQALELATQTVLGAASMVAETGLHPAILRDMVCSPGGTTITAVKALEDNGFRSAAINAVSASANKARELGRK from the coding sequence ATGAAGTTAGGATTAATCGGATGCGGCAAAATGGGCCGCGCACTACTCGAAGGAGCACTCAAAGCCGGTATCGTAAAAGCAGAAGACGTCTATGTATCCTCCCGTACTGCGGAGACACGCCAGGCTCTCTCTGATGAACTCGGTGTGAACGCGGTGGAGAGCAATGTGGAAGTAGTTCAGAATTCTAATGCCGTCTACCTCTGCACGAAGCCACATATCATCCCACTCGTTCTCGTGGAACTGAATGAAGAGCCAGAATGCCTCAATGATGTCCTCCTCATTTCAGCTGCTGCAGGCCTCACCCTGGAGACTCTGGAGTCACCACTACCTCATGGCACCCGCATGGTGCGCTGCATGCCAAATACTCCTTCTCTCATCGGCAAAGGGGCAGCCGCCTACACGCTAGGCACCCATGCCAATGATGCTGATGCAGAGACTACTTGCAAGCTACTCGGCGCAGCCGGCAGCGTGATTGAGGTACCGGAAAAACTCATGGATGCGGTCACAGGCGTATCCGGCTCAGGCCCTGCCTACGTTTATACCTTTATCGAAGCACTCGCAGACGGCGGTGTCTTTGAGGGGCTTCCACGTCAACAAGCGCTCGAACTGGCTACTCAGACCGTTCTGGGAGCAGCCTCCATGGTAGCTGAGACAGGCCTGCACCCGGCGATTTTGCGTGATATGGTCTGCTCTCCAGGCGGAACTACGATCACGGCCGTAAAGGCTTTGGAGGACAATGGCTTCCGTTCTGCTGCCATCAATGCAGTAAGCGCCTCAGCCAACAAGGCGCGTGAGCTGGGCAGAAAATAA
- a CDS encoding tetratricopeptide repeat protein codes for MQRIILASLLLLMSLLSAGAEDEKQFDVNSVIAEPVAKLPEPRFWNGVGELNLLVFTEDESVRKHVNQGFVLLHASWDFEAYRHFTTALKKDPNCLMAYCGLVLSVANPTHEWKAERAKAFNRMITLSEYKVGEGEQARWYYPDIERGYAFCIATLLTEGSGPGSKAFRQLSNKYPKDLQLKLLAAFLERGGYSDYGDIRPSQRASLAKVRELVDLYPENPLVLNFWLMMQAEAPYQAVDVMQVLMPTAKKLVVLSEGKLPTWHAVLGHLAWRSGELELARLSFERAIELYSQWQSNDQISDVNAIGLCRAKIFLAAVLYAEGKIQDALQLLGEVKSIELPDGRQFSQVATALQWHAKLLPAQIYLARGGKGDLKKALSVLPTLPAQASGGFDPYKIVIDGYTLYIRALESEEAGKPEQAREYYAKLVQNLELMQKAQPKMVQQPYYVDYVRALGALKIHQFELLGLLSAESELAANWYRSAIDRQHPSSRLLPPEILYPMEFRLAEYYQNESDLENARKFANQGLKRMPSCPKCKALLKSLK; via the coding sequence ATGCAAAGAATCATTCTCGCTAGTCTGCTCCTCCTGATGTCTCTGCTCAGTGCCGGAGCAGAGGATGAAAAGCAGTTCGATGTGAACTCGGTCATTGCTGAGCCGGTGGCTAAGTTACCTGAACCTAGATTCTGGAATGGAGTGGGTGAGTTGAATCTACTGGTTTTTACGGAGGACGAATCAGTACGCAAGCACGTGAACCAAGGCTTTGTGTTACTACACGCCTCATGGGACTTTGAAGCTTATCGCCACTTTACCACTGCCCTAAAGAAGGATCCAAATTGCTTGATGGCTTACTGTGGGCTGGTTCTCTCAGTGGCAAACCCCACTCACGAATGGAAAGCGGAGAGAGCGAAAGCCTTTAACCGAATGATCACACTCTCGGAGTACAAAGTTGGTGAGGGTGAGCAAGCCAGATGGTATTATCCAGACATTGAGCGGGGCTATGCTTTCTGTATCGCTACACTGTTAACGGAAGGGTCCGGTCCGGGCTCAAAGGCTTTCAGGCAACTATCCAACAAGTATCCAAAGGATCTCCAACTGAAGCTCTTGGCCGCATTTCTTGAGCGTGGAGGCTACAGTGATTACGGCGACATACGACCATCTCAAAGAGCGTCTTTGGCAAAAGTGAGAGAGCTGGTTGACTTGTACCCAGAAAATCCTCTGGTATTGAACTTTTGGTTAATGATGCAGGCCGAAGCTCCTTATCAAGCTGTCGATGTCATGCAGGTTTTGATGCCTACAGCAAAGAAACTAGTGGTGCTGAGTGAGGGTAAGTTACCAACCTGGCATGCGGTATTAGGTCACCTGGCATGGCGCAGTGGTGAACTGGAGCTTGCTCGCTTGTCTTTCGAGAGAGCTATTGAACTCTACAGTCAGTGGCAGAGCAACGATCAGATCTCGGATGTGAATGCCATCGGCTTATGTCGGGCGAAGATTTTTCTGGCCGCTGTGCTGTATGCTGAAGGGAAGATTCAAGATGCTCTCCAGTTACTAGGTGAAGTGAAATCCATCGAGTTGCCTGATGGTAGGCAATTTTCCCAAGTGGCCACCGCCTTGCAATGGCATGCAAAGCTTCTACCTGCTCAAATCTATTTGGCCAGAGGAGGCAAAGGAGATCTCAAAAAAGCTCTCAGCGTACTACCTACTTTACCGGCTCAAGCTTCTGGCGGGTTTGACCCCTACAAAATTGTCATTGATGGTTATACTCTCTATATCCGGGCATTGGAGTCGGAGGAGGCTGGGAAGCCCGAGCAGGCAAGGGAATATTATGCCAAGCTGGTGCAGAACCTTGAACTGATGCAGAAAGCCCAGCCAAAGATGGTCCAGCAGCCATACTATGTGGATTATGTTCGCGCCCTTGGGGCTCTCAAAATCCACCAGTTCGAACTGCTAGGACTGCTTTCCGCGGAGAGTGAGTTGGCTGCAAACTGGTACAGGTCGGCAATCGATAGGCAGCACCCAAGCTCCCGCCTTCTACCTCCCGAGATTCTCTACCCGATGGAATTTCGTTTGGCCGAGTACTACCAAAATGAGAGTGATTTGGAGAATGCTCGTAAATTTGCCAATCAGGGACTGAAGCGCATGCCTTCATGCCCCAAGTGCAAAGCCTTGTTGAAATCGCTCAAATGA